One part of the Larimichthys crocea isolate SSNF chromosome XIX, L_crocea_2.0, whole genome shotgun sequence genome encodes these proteins:
- the LOC104925341 gene encoding chloride intracellular channel protein 5 isoform X2 encodes MTDTAAEEDKDPDIELFVKAGSDGESIGNCPFSQRLFMILWLKGVVFNVTTVDLKRKPADLHNLAPGTHPPFLTFQGEVLTDVNKIEEYLEEMLAPPKYPKLAAKNRASNTAGNDIFAKFSAYVKNTRPDKNRGLEKSLNRALAKLDEYLMGPLPDEAQAGYHSGESKRKYLDGDELTLADCNLLPKLHVLKVVAKKFRNYDIPSEFTGVWRYLGNAYDRDEFTNTCAGDVEIELAYRDVAKRLGK; translated from the exons ATGACGGATACTGCAGCCGAGGAGGACAAGGACCCTGATATTGAATTATTTGTCAAG gCTGGGAGTGATGGAGAGAGCATTGGAAACTGTCCTTTCTCTCAGCGCCTCTTCATGATCCTCTGGCTGAAAGGTGTAGTCTTCAATGTCACCACCGTTGACCTCAAGAG GAAACCTGCTGACCTTCATAACCTGGCCCCGGGGACGCACCCACCTTTCCTCACCTTCCAGGGGGAGGTTCTCACTGACGTCAACAAAATAGAGGAGTACCTGGAAGAAATGCTAGCTCCACCAAA gtatCCCAAACTTGCAGCAAAGAATCGTGCATCCAACACAGCAGGAAATGACATATTTGCCAAGTTCTCGGCTTACGTCAAAAACACAAGACCAGATAAAAATCGAG GATTAGAAAAGAGTCTAAACAGGGCCCTGGCTAAGCTGGATGAGTATCTAATGGGTCCACTACCTGACGAGGCCCAGGCGGGATACCACAGTGGCGAATCCAAACGCAAATACCTGGATGGAGATGAACTGACGCTGGCTGACTGCAACCTTCTGCCCAAACTTCATGTCCTGAAG GTGGTTGCAAAGAAATTCAGAAATTATGACATCCCATCAGAATTCACAGGGGTGTGGCGTTACCTCGGCAACGCCTACGACCGGGATGAGTTCACCAACACGTGCGCTGGTGATGTGGAAATCGAGCTAGCCTACAGGGACGTAGCTAAGAGGCTGGGAAAATGA
- the LOC104925341 gene encoding chloride intracellular channel protein 5 isoform X1: MDSSGENLYENPESTYQNQPSNIYDTSYEETTYEEPSNLTAEYENTGRAVGRIPAPPPLPPPCPPTEERRSSSSSSSSSSSSSSSHAEEEEKEEKAEVEDWSREEEKEEEEEEKEEEEEEKIEEEVRSNELNWERRSPELRSRSSSSSSSSSSASEKEEDQKKPAPEKEDLSIILYVKAGSDGESIGNCPFSQRLFMILWLKGVVFNVTTVDLKRKPADLHNLAPGTHPPFLTFQGEVLTDVNKIEEYLEEMLAPPKYPKLAAKNRASNTAGNDIFAKFSAYVKNTRPDKNRGLEKSLNRALAKLDEYLMGPLPDEAQAGYHSGESKRKYLDGDELTLADCNLLPKLHVLKVVAKKFRNYDIPSEFTGVWRYLGNAYDRDEFTNTCAGDVEIELAYRDVAKRLGK, encoded by the exons ATGGATTCCTCTGGGGAGAACTTGTACGAGAACCCAGAGTCCACCTACCAGAACCAGCCGTCAAATATATACGACACGAGCTACGAGGAGACGACGTACGAAGAGCCCTCCAACCTGACAGCAGAGTACGAGAACACTGGACGGGCCGTAGGAAGAATACcagctccccctcctctccctccaccttGCCCTCCCACCGAGGAGAGGCGAAGCagttcctcctcatcctcatcctcgtcctcctcatcttcctcgcacgctgaagaagaagaaaaagaggagaaagcagaGGTTGAGGACTGgagcagggaggaagagaaagaggaagaggaagaggagaaagaggaagaggaagaggagaagatagaggaggaggtgaggagcaATGAGTTGAATTGGGAGAGGAGGTCCCCAGAGTTGAGATCCAGatcgtcatcttcatcatcgtcatctTCATCGGCGTCTGAGAAGGAGGAAGATCAGAAGAAGCCAGCACCTGAGAAGGAGGACCTAAGTATCATTCTCTATGTTAAG gCTGGGAGTGATGGAGAGAGCATTGGAAACTGTCCTTTCTCTCAGCGCCTCTTCATGATCCTCTGGCTGAAAGGTGTAGTCTTCAATGTCACCACCGTTGACCTCAAGAG GAAACCTGCTGACCTTCATAACCTGGCCCCGGGGACGCACCCACCTTTCCTCACCTTCCAGGGGGAGGTTCTCACTGACGTCAACAAAATAGAGGAGTACCTGGAAGAAATGCTAGCTCCACCAAA gtatCCCAAACTTGCAGCAAAGAATCGTGCATCCAACACAGCAGGAAATGACATATTTGCCAAGTTCTCGGCTTACGTCAAAAACACAAGACCAGATAAAAATCGAG GATTAGAAAAGAGTCTAAACAGGGCCCTGGCTAAGCTGGATGAGTATCTAATGGGTCCACTACCTGACGAGGCCCAGGCGGGATACCACAGTGGCGAATCCAAACGCAAATACCTGGATGGAGATGAACTGACGCTGGCTGACTGCAACCTTCTGCCCAAACTTCATGTCCTGAAG GTGGTTGCAAAGAAATTCAGAAATTATGACATCCCATCAGAATTCACAGGGGTGTGGCGTTACCTCGGCAACGCCTACGACCGGGATGAGTTCACCAACACGTGCGCTGGTGATGTGGAAATCGAGCTAGCCTACAGGGACGTAGCTAAGAGGCTGGGAAAATGA